The genome window TTTGTTTACATCCTGATCACCCGTCACAGCAAACTGGATGATTGGCTGACTGTTTGGATCAATGCGCAGTACGCGTGGAGCATGCGCGGAATCAGGCAAAGCCCCGCGGACCTGGTCCACTTTTTCCCGCATATCCAGTGTGGCTTGATCCAGATCGGTCCCCCAGTTGAACATCAGGATGACCTGTGAAGCACCTTCAACGGAGACGGATGAAATGCTATCTAAATCCGACACCGTTCCCAGTGCATTTTCAATGGGCTTCGTGACCAGTTTTTCTACCTCGCTCGGAGACCCCCCGTCAACGGACGTCACGACGACCGCGACTGGAAAGTTCAAGTCAGGCATCAAATCGATCGCCAGACGCGGGAGGGACACGAAGCCAAAAATAAGCATGGCCACCGTCAGCATGATCATGGTGACGGGGCGTTTAATCGAGAGTTCTGACAGATTCAAATGTACTCACCTCTTTTAGATCAGCTAGTCAGTTTCTTACCTTTTGTAAATAAATCTTGCAGGGCATGAAGAGATGAGATTGCGTGAGGATCTTCCCGCTCCACCCCATCCTGTTCAAAAACTCGATCGGTCATAGAGACCCACACAATGCGGCGGTCACTCTTATCTCGGAACCTCCTCACCAGATTTTCCTGTTCGAGTCTGTTGATTAGGCCCGAAGTCGTACTGTATGAAAGATCGACAGCCTTACTTATGTCTCCCATCGTCTTTGGACCCTTTTCGATTTGCTCCAGGATCAGAACCTGCTGCCACGTAACATCCCCGGTGTCCAGTTCCTTTTTCGAAATCGACGAAAACAAGGCACTCGCTTCCCGCAGAAGCTTTGCCAGCTGAATCAGTTCTTTCATGAAAGCCTCCCCTTGCATTCACTACGCAACCTTAGACCCTTTCTTGCAAAGTGCACATTTACCAACTTTATTCTACCTACAGTCCTAGGTAGTGAAGTCTACCAGTTGGTTGATTTCCAAGGCGACGGTATCTATCTAGAGATAGACGACAGCGCATGCTAGAATGAAACTAAGCGATAATCCCAACAGAGAAAGAAGGATGTCTCTTTGTTGCGTATGAGTCTAAAAGCCATTCAAAAACGGCTGTTAATCATTTGGTTTTCCGTTCTAATCATTCTGTCGTTGATACCGAATTCATTCATGCGGGAAACTCCCCTGCAGTTTTTCACTACTATGGTACTATTCTTTTTATATATCGTCTTGTTCTGGGCGTCTAAAAAGAATTGGAAGCCCTTCCAGATTGAGCTAGTTACGATTCTGCTTGGATCGCTTTCCTTATTGAAGAGTGTGTTTGTTGGCGGGGAAGGCTTTGGAATGATGCTGCCCTTGGCCGTATTCATCGGATTTCACATTGAGGGGAAGCGCTCGCTCGCCTATGCGACCTTTTTTGGCGTCTGTACCACGCTTTCCATGTACTTCGAGGAAATTCTGCCCATTCAGCACATCATCCCGTTCATCTTGACTTATATGGGGTGCTACATCGGGGCACGAGGCTACCGCATTCAAAACACCGCTTATCAAATGAACCAGCAGCATCTCGAAGAACTGCAAAAAGCCCATTCTGAGCTGCAGGAAGCGCATGACCAGCTCCAGGAAGCCGCTCTCCACACCATGCAGGTAGCGGTATTGGAGGAACGTACGCGCATTGCCCGGGATATCCACGATGCGCTCGGCCACAGCCTGACATCGCTCATCGTACAGCTGCAGGCTGTGAAATACATGCTTCAGGATGGGCCGCCTCTCGCCCAGGAAGCCGTACGGAATATGCTCGGAGTCGCAAAGCAAAGTCTCGAAGAAATTCGCTCCTCCGTTCATACCTTGGCCATGGATAAAACCTCGCTGGGCCTGAGCCCGCTGCGTGCCCTGCTGTCCCAGGCGGAGAAGCATACAGGGGTCAAAATGGAGCTCGTCAGTGACGATCTCGACATTACGTTGTCTCAAGAAGCGACGATCACGTTTTACCGGATTTTACAGGAAGCCGTGACAAACTCGTTGCGACATTCCGACGCCAAAAAAATCGAAGTAGCATTGGAACACCGCGGGAACACCATCTTTTTCTCCATTCGCGATGACGGGAGCATTACAAAAGAAAAAGCAGTCAAGCCTGGCTTTGGATTAAACGGTATTTCGGAACGACTGCAAAAACTGAACGGACGCCTTCGCTATTTTGTGCGGGATCCACACGGCTTTCAGATTGATGTGGAAATCCCCTTGACACCATTCACACAGGAAGGGAGCATGAGGAGATGACAGAAACGAAACAGCAAGAGAATGAGAAAATCCGTGTGGTTTTAGTAGATGACCAGACGATGATACGTCAGGGACTAGGATACGTCATCCAAATGCAACCGGATATGGAAGTGATCGGAGAAGCCTCAGACGGGGAGGAAGCGGTAAAGCTCGTTGGGGAACTGACACCTGACGTCATCTTGATGGATGTGCAGATGCCAAACAAATCCGGAATAGATGCGACGAGGGAGATCATGCTCCATCACCCCACCTTGAAAGTGCTCATCCTGACGACGTTTGATAACCATAACTATGTCGTAGATGGCATTCGCGCGGGAGCAGTCGGCTATATGCTCAAAGATGCTGATTCGCAGGAGATGCTCGACCTCATTCGTCGCGCTTACCAAGGGGAAGCGTTGTTTCACACCGTAACTGCTGCCAAGGCTTTGGCGGAAGTGCTGCAATCACAGCGCGCCATACCCGAAAGCCCCCAATCCGCCTCCGTTCTCCTGGATGACTTGACGGATCGCGAGCTCGATGTCCTACAGCAAATCGCGTATGGCTACCGCAATGACCAAATTGCCCAAAACTTGTTCATCTCAGAAGGTACGGTAAAGACCCACGTCCACCGCATCCTGCAAAAAATGGGAGTTGAAGACCGGACACAAGCCGTCGCCATGGCGCTTCGCCTGCAGCTGGTCAAATAAGAAGCATGAAAAAAGACGGAATTTGTTCCGTCTTTTGCTTTTGTACCCCTTTGCAAAGACTTATGTTGTCAATGGCAGCCGGATCTCGAAGCGAGCGCCCCCCAGCCTCGGCGAATTGTCTGCAAAGATTTCTCCGCCATGGTCGTTGATGATCCGCTGAGTCGTGGACAATCCCAAACCCGTTCCCTCCTGCTTGGTTGTGAAGAAAGGAACAAACAAATTCTGCAGGGTATCCCGAGAGAGCCCCTCCCCATCGTCTTCTACCGTGATGACGAGCTGATGGATGGAGGCAAATACGGTGATGGACACCAACGAGCCGCGATTGACCAGTGCCTCGAAGGCATTTTTCAGGATGTTCAGAAAAGCCTGCTTGATTCGGGACCGATATCCCATTATGTACCAATCTCCATCTGCTATCTGCTGCTCCAGCTTGATGCCCCTTCTGTTCGCCTCAGGCTCCAGCAAACGGATCACTCCGTAGATTTCCTCCATGACAGGGAAATGCTCTGTCACAATCTTGTCGTCTCTGTATCTCGCTAGGACAAGAACGTCATTGAGCAAGCCGTCAATACGTTCGATTTCTGTCAAAATGACGGAAAAATAGGACTCGCTACGATTGGGCTCGCCTTGCTCTCTCAGCAGCTGAATGAACCCTTTGATCGATGTAAGCGGATTCCGAATTTCATGCGCCATCCCCGCGGCCAGTTGACCGACTGCCGCCAATGCTTCCCTTTTCGTCAACTCTTCCTCATAACGCTTGCTATCCGTCAAGTTCCGCAGCACAGCTATCGCACCCCACACCTCACCCGCATGATAAATCGGGCTCGTGCTGACCGTCGTCCATTGCGAGTTGTATTCGGCGACATAATGACCGGACTGGCCGCGTTCAATGACCCATTGGACGAAACGCTCACTTTCATGCGGGCAAAAGCTTTCGTCAATGTTCGTCCCCAAAATTTTCTCCCGATCGACTCGAAACAACCTTGCCAGCGCATAGTTTGCCTCGATGATTTTCAAATGACGGTCAATCATCAGGACAGCGATGTCACTGGATTGAAGAACGAGCTGAACGAGCTCTTGCTCTGCTACCTCTGAGAAAAGATCCCCCTGGGCATTCGGCTGGATCGCTCCCTCTTTTTGTTCTGGATCTGCTTTTTCCTTTTCCAGTAAAAAAGCCACTACCCGATCGACTACTTGGTACAGCTGCAGCTGGATTTGATAATACACCACACGATCTTCGGTAGTCAGTACCAGCGTATCCGAGTCTCGATTCAAGTACTCCAGCACTTTGTCTCGGCACACTCGCAAACGCTCCACCGCGAAGAGCAAGGACATGCCCTGTTCCGCACACGTGCTCGCAAACTCTCCTACATGCTTTTCCAACTCCCGATAATCTTCTGTCTCTACCGTCTCTGCCAGTCTTGCAATCAATTGCACCAGCCAAGATTTGGGATGTGTACACTCCCCTGGTTTTGAGGCAATACCTTGGTGTCCATTGGAAAGAAATGAAAGCATTTCGGCCGCCAATACAGGGGCCAGATGAGTAAGATAAGTGCGTATTCGATTTTTCAAATCGCTCTGGCTCCTTTACTTCTTACTATGCAGTGGTGATTTCTTCCAACTTTGGAATGCTTCTATTATGGACGCAACAGGGCCAAGATGTAAAGCAGACGTAAAGACTAGTAGGGACAAAAATATTTCAAAGAAACAGAAAGGCACTTGCCCCACGTGGAGACAAATGCCCTGAAATTACGAATGAGATTTGACGATGTAGTTGCGCAGGTCTGATTTGACGGGACTATTTGGGTTACTGCCAGCGTGCGCACGTTTGAATGCTTCGCTCTGTGTCCAATTTTTGAAATCTTCCTCAGTCGCCCATTTTGTGAAGACGATGTACTCATCCCCCTCCGTAGGGGCCAGAAAAAGGAACTCAAGAAATCCAGGAACCTCTTTCATTCGTTCACCGCCACCACCGAAAGCTCGTTCCAATTGGGATTGGTAATCAGCCGGTACCTGCAGTCTGTTCATGGATACGTACATGCTCATCACTTCCTTTATCGATTGGTTCCCGCTTCCATTATACCTCGGAATCGGACAATGCCAAAATGAACCGCAGACGCGTCTATTCGCGCCGGCGGTTCATCTGCTGCTCCAGCATGATATCCATGAGCAGAGTATCCTGCAGGGGGTCTTTAGGATCGGTGGTCAAAAGCGCAGCAACCGCTGCCATGGCACTGCGGACGGTGTGATACGAGTAGAACGCGTCCCGCTCCGCCTCACTGAACAGGGATAAATCAGAGCGCTCTTGAACGGGATAGGGAAAATCAGTTTCGACTCCCGCCCGATCCAGCACGATCAATGCTTGCTTAATGGCCAGCAAGGCAGCACTCACACTGATTCCATATTCCTGGCGAAGATCATCCCACACTTGAAAAGCGGATTTTTCCACTCGCTCCTGATTCGGCCGCGTAATAATTCCTGATTTGCGTCCTTCCTTCAACAGCCAATCCACAAAAATGTCGGGACGAGGAGGAAACGCATAAACCTGCAGCTTCATTTCCAGCTCCGTCGGAAAATCCTTTGCAAATCGTGCGTGGGACAATAACATCTCATAGCGCCGCGAGGGATGGCCAGGAACCGTTACAAAGACGGTATCCTGACGCACAGCAGCCACCTGCAGCTTCGTGCGGGCAGGGATCCTGCCTTGCGGTGCCTTTTCCCGGCGGATATTGCCTGGAATCAGTTCTGTCCCAAACTGGTGATATTCGAGGGGCGAATCAATCCACGGGATCGGCTCGCGCTCCAGAATTTCATACATGCCATTAAAAGTCACCCATTCTCCCGGGCGTCGTTGACTGCGAATGAGTACTTTATGACGTTCTTCTTCTGGCGGGACTTCGGTCTCCTGGTCGTCTGGCGCAGGGTGCAACCTTTTATGCTCGACGAGAGCGCTCTCATTCAAAAGCAGTCTCTCCAGCAGCTCACGCTTGCTGACCCATTCGTATCCGATCCGGTAAATCCGATTTTTCATCGGCTCCACCTCCTTTTGGTCGCCATAAGGCGATTCCTAACAGCCGAGTGATTTTGTTAACTACCATATGTATTTATCCACTTGTCCGTGCTAGACAGATCGTACAATTCCCTGCATAGCGCTCGCTGCCTCTCGGGGGGAAGCTGCACGACTAATCGCACTGATGATGGCCACGCCGTCTGCTCCGGCACGAATCACTTCCGCCGCATTTTCCAAAGTAATACCGCCGATCCCGACAATAGGAAGCTCACTCCCTACGGCCTTTCGGATTTCTGTCAACCCTTCTGGGCCAATGGGTTCCCCTGCATCAGCCTTGGAGGACGTTGCGAACATGGCACCCACACCGATACAATCGACGCCTCCAGCTTGTGCAGCTAAGGCTTCCTCCACCGTCCCGGCTGATACGCCAATGTACATATCTGGCCCAACGATGGCTCTCACATCCGACAGGTTCATATCGTCTTGCCCAACGTGCACCCCGTCCGCTTGCAAGTACACAGCCAGCTCGAC of Brevibacillus choshinensis contains these proteins:
- a CDS encoding MarR family winged helix-turn-helix transcriptional regulator, with the protein product MKELIQLAKLLREASALFSSISKKELDTGDVTWQQVLILEQIEKGPKTMGDISKAVDLSYSTTSGLINRLEQENLVRRFRDKSDRRIVWVSMTDRVFEQDGVEREDPHAISSLHALQDLFTKGKKLTS
- a CDS encoding sensor histidine kinase, producing the protein MSLKAIQKRLLIIWFSVLIILSLIPNSFMRETPLQFFTTMVLFFLYIVLFWASKKNWKPFQIELVTILLGSLSLLKSVFVGGEGFGMMLPLAVFIGFHIEGKRSLAYATFFGVCTTLSMYFEEILPIQHIIPFILTYMGCYIGARGYRIQNTAYQMNQQHLEELQKAHSELQEAHDQLQEAALHTMQVAVLEERTRIARDIHDALGHSLTSLIVQLQAVKYMLQDGPPLAQEAVRNMLGVAKQSLEEIRSSVHTLAMDKTSLGLSPLRALLSQAEKHTGVKMELVSDDLDITLSQEATITFYRILQEAVTNSLRHSDAKKIEVALEHRGNTIFFSIRDDGSITKEKAVKPGFGLNGISERLQKLNGRLRYFVRDPHGFQIDVEIPLTPFTQEGSMRR
- a CDS encoding response regulator, which codes for MTETKQQENEKIRVVLVDDQTMIRQGLGYVIQMQPDMEVIGEASDGEEAVKLVGELTPDVILMDVQMPNKSGIDATREIMLHHPTLKVLILTTFDNHNYVVDGIRAGAVGYMLKDADSQEMLDLIRRAYQGEALFHTVTAAKALAEVLQSQRAIPESPQSASVLLDDLTDRELDVLQQIAYGYRNDQIAQNLFISEGTVKTHVHRILQKMGVEDRTQAVAMALRLQLVK
- a CDS encoding two-component system sensor histidine kinase NtrB → MKNRIRTYLTHLAPVLAAEMLSFLSNGHQGIASKPGECTHPKSWLVQLIARLAETVETEDYRELEKHVGEFASTCAEQGMSLLFAVERLRVCRDKVLEYLNRDSDTLVLTTEDRVVYYQIQLQLYQVVDRVVAFLLEKEKADPEQKEGAIQPNAQGDLFSEVAEQELVQLVLQSSDIAVLMIDRHLKIIEANYALARLFRVDREKILGTNIDESFCPHESERFVQWVIERGQSGHYVAEYNSQWTTVSTSPIYHAGEVWGAIAVLRNLTDSKRYEEELTKREALAAVGQLAAGMAHEIRNPLTSIKGFIQLLREQGEPNRSESYFSVILTEIERIDGLLNDVLVLARYRDDKIVTEHFPVMEEIYGVIRLLEPEANRRGIKLEQQIADGDWYIMGYRSRIKQAFLNILKNAFEALVNRGSLVSITVFASIHQLVITVEDDGEGLSRDTLQNLFVPFFTTKQEGTGLGLSTTQRIINDHGGEIFADNSPRLGGARFEIRLPLTT
- a CDS encoding antibiotic biosynthesis monooxygenase family protein, producing MYVSMNRLQVPADYQSQLERAFGGGGERMKEVPGFLEFLFLAPTEGDEYIVFTKWATEEDFKNWTQSEAFKRAHAGSNPNSPVKSDLRNYIVKSHS
- the thiE gene encoding thiamine phosphate synthase — encoded protein: MKNLNVLREKMGVYFVVGTQDCGYSMERTLEIVREALLGGVGTLQLRDKGSKLTPDQKVELGRHMQDLCREHGTLFFVNDDVELAVYLQADGVHVGQDDMNLSDVRAIVGPDMYIGVSAGTVEEALAAQAGGVDCIGVGAMFATSSKADAGEPIGPEGLTEIRKAVGSELPIVGIGGITLENAAEVIRAGADGVAIISAISRAASPREAASAMQGIVRSV